The following nucleotide sequence is from Kwoniella shandongensis chromosome 9, complete sequence.
GAATTCCATCAATCCCCATTCATTGGTATGGTAAAGACCTATACAAGCACCAAAAAGCAGAGCGAAAAACGAAAAACAAGCGACTACCACTCCAAAACATTTGCACACACCCCATATCAAGGTCCTACACTATCTAGCCTCGGCATATTGTCCTGACACATCTACACAAACTTGTAAGAAAGCACCTAGACATCCATGTGGCGTAGCACCTTCCATCGTTTGTCTCGCAGCGACTTCCAACAGTTCCACACTAAGAACATTCAGAAGAACAATCAGCGTCGTTTCATTCTCGCAAGTTAGTCTAGTACTcactctgcttctccataTACTTTCTCCACCTTGATATCTGTCCCTGCCAGACTCTCTGGGTATCCCCACAAACACTCTTGTCCAATCATGAACTCTACTCTAATTTTTGACTTCACGAGCGGTAACATCATGATCACTCCCGCTTTGAGAGTAGATGTTGAATCGTCGAATTGGTATGTGAGAGGATGTCGGAAGTTGACATAGTTCATCTCGGCTCGAAGACGTTGGACAGTTGACCATAATTGACCAATACGTTGAACGAGCTACCAAAAGAAGAAGGCCTTCATCAGCTTCAAGCGCCACAACTGGAAATTGTGGTAGgtcggactcacctctggtaATCCCTGATAAGCTTTCATCTTTACCATCTCTCGCACTGCaatctccatcatcttgaACAACCCTTGAGTAGGTGTGGGTCCTCGACTGATCTTCCCTGGTCGTTTCGCCTGCTTTACCCGCTCATGGAGGTACTCCACTTTGGCAGTTCGGATGTCCGACACGTAATCGTTACAGCTGAAGGATATACCGATCTCACCGTCGAACTCAAGTTCGAGCCGATTCGGTTGTACCTTTGTGGGTCGCcagagatgaagatgttgaatcGAGGTGTACTCCTCTGAGAACGATAAAGGACTAATCAGCTAAACACTCATCTGTGTAGCCGCTTAtctccactcaccctgtaGTCGGATAGCATCAGATCGAGTGAACTGATCACACTGGCTCTTAGCGTGTGCGATCGCAGCCACATGGTCCTGCTTCTTGGCGTTCAATTCCTCCAGCTTGGTGGTAATGGAGTTGAGCTTGGCGGATGATTCCGCCAACTCTGCGCTGAAGACCGCGATTTGAGCGCTGCGAAGACCGTGATCAGCTGACTAACTTAGTATAGATGTAAGgctttcactcacccttgctCTGCGATACCCTCCTTGTACGATGCCAACTCTTGCTGGTCGCATGCAGCGATCTCCGCAACGATCTCTCGTTCCCTTGCCAGCTCGACTTGCAGTGCCGCTTGTCTCGCCTTCAaatctggaagaagagaagcgaCCTGCTCGTTCATAGCTGATAGTCGGTCGTTGTCCTATGCGGCATCACCCATCAGTCCCGGCTTCCAATCCATTGTCCGCTCTCGCTTAAagttactcacctcttgCATTCCCTCTAACATGCTCTCAACATCAGGCTTGATGGTCTCCATCAACTGATGCTTCCAGTCGTACcacatctccttcgccttcaaCTGGGTGTTCGTCTTGAATGACTTGAAAGTCAACTCGAACAATTGTCTATCCTCGTCCGTGGCAGCGAGGTACTCCTGGATGACAGGAGGACTGTCCTCGTCACATCGTGACTCGACTGCTGCAAGCTCTTCTTGACCTGTCTTGATGTCTTCGCGAAGCTTGTTCGCAGCCTACCATCGTTCAATCAGCTGTTTGTCCTATTCAGACACCAAAATTAGACCGCTACTCACCCAAGTGTACATGTTAAGGAAAACGCTGTTGACTTGAGCTTCCGCGTACTCGTGCAGTGCAAACTCTCGGTCTGAGTTGAGATTCACGGTTAGCCAAGGAATCGTGCCCAATGCAGGCCCAAATGCTGATAactcaccaccgccgccatATGACTGTCCGAGAATACCCTTGGCAACGCTGCTTCGTCGCCTGTTCAATCCCGGCAATCCCTCCATGAACTGCACGCCTGTCATCTCCAAGAAGGATGCCAATGAGATCGCTTGTGGCTGTTCCCAGTCTTGCTGTCCTTCCGCCTGACGAGTGATCTCCTCAATGGCTTCGTCTTCACCCTCCGGGTCAAAGACACGCACTGCACTTCGTCTGCTTGCAGGACTTCGAGCCATTCGCATAGGTGTACCGAGGGATGATCTTCGAGGTCCAACTGACGATACAACTGGACGAGGAGCTTGTTGGACTGGAGTACCGCCGAAGACCTCGTCCGATTCGATGGAAGatgtcttgctcttcttTGCGCTGCCCATgtgctcctcctcgtcatcatcctgaCGAGCGCGCTTCTTACCTCCACTGGAGGTAGTCGAACCGAAGCTGAGTCGCTTGGCGACCTCACCCGCAGTCTGAAGACCGTTCTTCCTTGGTGTCGTAGATTTGAAGGGACTGGGAGAGGGGGCGAAAACGTTGCGCTTCTGAGTAGCggtttctttctccttggaCTTTTGCACTGACGAAACGGTTGGTCGAGCGAATGAGGGTGTTGCAGACATCGGTCGAGTGTTGGTTGGAAGGGAACGAGCAGGAGAGACAGGATCGAAGGAAACAATACCTCCGGTAGCCATAGTCATCTCCATGgcaccatcgtcgtcgtgcTCAGACTGCGCGGCTGCTTGAGGGTTGTCAAAAGAGAAAGTCATCGTTCTCTCTCGGTGTGTGTTGTTCATGGTGTCTTCGCTACCGGAACTGAGCGAATCGTCCGCTCCAATGATCCCACCGAAAGCGAccgtctcttccatctccatttcTATCTCTCCTTCAATAGCCTCGCCTGGCAAGAAGTTTCTCGTTGATGTGCCTTCTGGTTGAGGTATAGAGTATCCGATAGAGTTTCGGTTCTTCATTGCTCCAGCGGGTGCTTTGGGAGGAAGCAAACCACCGACTGCGATGGTGAAatccatcgtcttctcatcgtcaccgCTGCGTTGCGAGATGTCCATATCTGTCTCACCCTCAGCGTCGACGTCAGATCCGACAGTGGTGTTGGCTGCCATTGAAGCTCGACGAACGATTCCGCCATAAACGTTTTGTGTGATGTCCATATCCatctcgtcttcctcggcatcttcatcgtctgcCTCTTCTAAATACAGACCGTTGGCGACTTGCTGTTCGTCGTTCTCATTCCTTCTGACGGAACCCATCTCGACGCCTTCGTCCTCGGAATCCGAAgcctcttcatctgtctCGAGTTCCATCGACGCCTCACCTTGCGAGTCCCCTTCACCTTGGAAGATGCTAGGAGCGAAGATGTTTGGCTTGGACACTGATCCGATGTTCTGGATCGATGATCGTCGAGAGTGAGCAGAAAGTGATGATCTAGGTCCGCCTGCAGACGGACCGGGAAGAGCAAAGTTGACCGAGGGAGCTGGGGCAGGGGTGGCGTCGGGGGACTGAGCGTTGAGGCTCGATTCGAACATGCTACGTAACGTGCTAGCTTAGCTAGGCTGTTTAGTTCCAAGAGGAGGCCGTGTACTTACCGGACATGGGCATTGGgagcaaagctgacacgTCTCGCCAAAGCTTGGGTGGATGCTCTCAATGCAGGATCAACATTCTCGTTGCTGCCGTacaaagaggagaaagcgaTAGTATGAGCATATTGTTGAGTATTTGTGTAGTTCAGAGTATCATTGTCCGCATCTCTGCTGAGAGAGTTACCAGACATGGATTTGAGAATCGATTTCCGTGGTTGCTACGAGTACAGCCATCAGAGCTGTCAGTCGAGTGACCAAGTCGGAGGTCTCGCGACCCACTTACCATACTCCGTCTAGCTTTTCTTCTTGgactcatctcatcattcttCCCCAGCCCTGCTaatccctctccacctaTACTGTGTGCTACTCTTTTCTTCTGCTTGACCTGCACATTGGTCACGGGCATAGTCATGTTGTCCATGTTGAGATCGTGTTCAGCGAGAGAGTAGGATTTCCGGGAGGCGGGCGAACGGGCCGCCAGTGACATGGTGTAGTGATGTCGATAATGACGAGTGGTATAGTCGTTCCCACCAGCTGTTGTTATCAATGGATCGCCTGTGGTAACCTAACTGAGGAGAATGGAGCAAATACGTATAATTGTCGTTGTAAcacgagaggaaagaagttgTTTGTTGACGTTATCTGTTTGTTTGGTTTGATTGGGGTCGAGCCATGACATCGCATAAGACCATCCGTGGGAAAGTAAAAACAGTCTCGCGAGAATAATCACGTGACCCGTCAACGCCCTCGTTCATGGTGACCGCACGGTATAGGACTCTTGTATGGTATACATATTTCCACGTTGTATGCATACATATCGTATCCTGTAGGCAGCACTAGCTCGACAATGGCATCGGCGATGACTTCTTCGTCGGCCATGGTCGATCCGATGCATCTGTATCGGGCAAAGAGGGACCGAGAGCGACGAACGTAAGTGTGCGGGTTGGCGAAGTCGACGCTTGAAGCGACACTTATTGATGACCATTCTGGCAGTGTACTGAAGACATACAAGATTCTAGGCTTCATCTCCTCGGGTGAGTTTGATGCGGCGAAAGCGAGTGCAATACCCGCTCGATGTTGTGCTGACGGTGCAACCCTGCTAGGTACCTACGGTCGTGTGTACAAAGCACTCCTTCTGCCCGCGCCCAAGCCAACAGGCAAAGTCACACTCCCGTCTTCTACACGCGCTGCTCTCTCTATACCAAAAGAAAAGATCCCCTCACCTTCGTTGTCcactacctcttcttcggtccAAGAACCACTTAACAACCCCGAATTGTGTATGCGACCTGGTGATCTGCCAGcgaaagaaggggaagtgtTTGCTATCAAGAAATTCAAGCCGGATAAAGAGGGAGATGTTTTGACCTATGCTGGGATAAGTCAAAGTGCAGCGAGAGAGATCATGGTGGGTGCTGCACTGCCACTACAATACCAGCACAGTACAAAACTGACATAGTCTTGCCTCTCTTGGTGCAGCTGAATCGAGAATTGCATCATCGGAATCTGGTCGCTTTGAGAGAAGTGATCTTAGAAGATAAAGCTATTTACATGGTATTCGAATATGCCGAGCATGACTTTTTGGTACGTTCCTCAACCACAGTTCTACGATCTCtagtcaagctgacttggcCTCGGTCGGATCATATAGCAAatcatccaccaccattcCCAAACCACTCGAACGCCTATCCCCTCACCTACGCTTCGTCGATTGCTCCACCAACTCCTCTGCGGTGTCCATTTCCTCCACTCCAATTTCGTCCTACATCGAGATCTCAAACCTGCCAACATCTTGGTGACTTCCGCTGGGGTTGTCAAGATTGGTGATTTGGGATTGGCGAGATTGTGGCATAAACCTTTAGCTCAAGGGGGTTTGTTTGGTGGAGATAAGGTCGTGGTTACGATCTGGTATAGAGCTCCAGAGTTGATCTTGGGATCAAAGCATTATACAGCGGCTGTTGGTGAGTTTCTTTCCTCTTATATGTTTGAGGATAGGAACTGACTTTGTGGGGTAGACCTTTGGGCTATTGGATGTATCTACGCGGAGCTGCTCGCCCTCCGACCCATCTTCAAGGGGGACGAAGCGAAGATGGACGGAAAGAAATCGTTGCCGTTCCAACGAGATCAAATGGGCAAGATGTGTGAAGTTCTGGGTCCGGTAAAGCGTGAGCTATACCATCATGAGAATTCTCCAGGGGGCTCAGCTGACCCTTATCTTTCATGTGTAGCTGAACAATGGCCTGGTATAGTGCATATGCCAGAGTACAAGACGTATCTATCCTCTGGCCCGTAAGTATATTTCATCTTGGCTGTTGCGCCCGGGAATCTTCTGCTCGGGACAGCGGCCTCGCTTGGTATAGAACACACTGACACTATCGTACCAGCTACCCGAATCCCAACCCCTTACCCACTTGGTACTCGTCCCGATCAGGTTCTGGTCAAGGGTACGACCTCCTCACTAAGCTATTCGAGTGGGATCCAGCTCGACGACTGACGGCGAGGGAAGCGTTGGCGCATCCATGgttccaagaagaaggaggcgTTTCGGCAAAGTGAGTCGGCTGCTCATCATCCGTtgctccaccaccaaagTTGACCCATCACCCGATCGAAGGAGTGTATTCGAGGGAAGTACCGTGACATACCCCACGCGAAGAGTAACGCATGAAGATAATGGAGATGCGAAGATGGGATCGTGAGTTTCCAAACCATGGCTCAATATACGGTGTTGTACTTCAAGCTGATGGATTGTGTGAATTTGTAGACTACCACCCTCTTTGGCTGCGCCGAGATTACCATCCAGTAGTAATTTCAGACCAGCAAGCGGGACATTGGCTCAGCCttcaaggaagaagacgagattgTGAAGAGACATGGGATAATGGGTTGTATATCATCATTGTATACTGTATGCATGTTGTATCTTGTCATCCAAGCCGTGAGCCTCGTGCGGGCATGAGATGCAAGTAACATAGTCTTGGGGAACACTAGCCGCGGTTGGACCATGAAGAGGGACCACAACTAGATGTACCACATGAACGGTCCACCAACCAAAGCCGGTCACGTGACACGTTTCACGACGACCGGCGCGTCTGCATTCTGACAACAACATTAACGAAATGTTGACGAAAGCCATACGGACTATATAACTTCTGGCAACCCAACAACTACCTCTTCGCCTCGCCAGACAAAATGGGTAAATGTCCCTATCACCATCGACGAATGGGAACTCCTCGCTGATCTGCAGTTGTCGTATTTTGTCTTAGGTCTCCTGACCATCATTCGCAAGAACAAGGCGAAAtcgaaggagatgagagtaCTCTTCCTGTACGTCGTCATGAGTCGTGGTGTACCACTCATCTCATGATAATGAAATCAAGGTGGATATGAGCTGATTCGGTGTGCAAACAGCGGTCTTGATAATGCTGGTAAGACTACGATATTGAAAAAGTTGAATGGGGAGGACATATCAGATATCAGTCCGACCTTGGGCTTCAACATCAAAACTCTGATACGTGACGGGTGAGTGTTACTGCCTCTGCTCTGTCTGGTGCCTCTGCTCTGTCCTGCGTGATTCGGGAGCTGATCATATATTTTACTCAGCTATACACTCAACATATGTGAGCGGCATTCTGCCTCCCTTGACTATTGCTAGGTGGTACTGATTTCGATGGAATAGGGGACGTAGGAGGTCAACGGACACTCCGACCTTATTGGCGGAATTATTTCGAATCGACAGACGCTGTAGTTTGGGTGGTCGACTCTTCAGATCGAATGAGGATGGACGATTGTAGACAGGAACTGAGCGGGCTGTTacaagaagaggtgagtgagatggggGAACCTAGCTCCATCACTCTTTTAGgggaggttcagcaggaTGGTTGCATGGATGAGGGCCGGCTCGACCAGATGGGTTGAACGTTTGCACCTTCGTGGATAGAAGTGCTCCGCAAAAGGAGACTCGAGCTTCACATTGGGCCCAGGACACCTTTGATAGATCTCATAGCCCGGTTTCAATTGCTCAAGCTGAAACTATCCCCTTTCCTCCCGCAGCGATTGGCAGGAGCGACATTACTCGTCTTTGCCAACAAACAAGATCTGGAAGGGTCGATGTCTCTCGAACAAATCCGAGATGTGCGTGTCGATGAAGATTCTAATCTTCGCTCAAAGGAtccatccttcccttcacaAAGCTCCACAATGAAGAACCTTTTACTCTATCCCAACCACCTGTTCTTCCGTCGGGACAACAGCGTGAATACTCCTTCCCGCCTTCAATCAAAGCTGACATTACGTCTGTCCTCTTAGGCCCTCCAATTACAGAGTATCGTCTCACATCGATGGATCGTCCATCCCTGTTCGGCGTTCACAGGATCAGGTCTTGAAGATGGTATGACATGGTTGGTTGAAGAAGTGGCGGGGAGATTGTATTGGAGTGGATTGACTGCTATCACCGCTGGTAATGGTGGTGAAGTAACGTCGACACGGTCAGATGAGGATAAGACGAGGGCAGGCGAACAAACATCATTAGTTGCCTGAGGTGGCTCTCGCAATCTGAACCCAGTACTAGGGAGTGCTGCTTGCTGATCGCTTAGCATTGGGAGACGCTGCGACACATCACATCCTTGCCAAGATTTATTGCATATACCCAGCATTTGTATCCCCATTCCTGCGTACATAATTTCATGACATCTCCTAActtgtactcgtactgtatcCCAAAACCGAACCCATGCAAtgatgttgtgttgtgtttgTATGATGTTTAACAAAGATGCTGGTTATTCAAATTCCCCAAACCCCGAATCCCAAATCTCACTTCCCGATGTGATTCTCCGTCCGTTACTACATATCCGTCTGCCCTACCCTTATCCGAAGTTTTTCTAATCGTTTCCGAGGTAGATCGCCATTCCAATATTCTTGAGTGTCATTTGTTGTCGTGGTCAACACCGGCAGACCGAACTGTTCTACGACGAAAGAAGCGGACACCGTCGCGTAGAGCGATGCTACAAATAACAGCCAAATCAAACAACTGATATCAGTATCCACCTCTTCACACATTTATCGTTTGGGGTAtgaccccactcaccctcataAGGATCATTACAGATCGACAGCCCTGCAATGTAACCACCCAAGAAACTATTCCCTGCCCCTGTGACATCCTTCACTCGATCCGAATCGACCTCGTCAAAATACGCTGGACACCATTTCAATCCGCCCGCTTTGGTACCCACACAAGCACCCAATCGTCCACATcgaacgacgacgataccGTTATCGTCTTGACCGATGCCGACTTGGaacaagatgtgagtgatgattcGTTCGACGGTCGGTCGTAGATCCGGATCTGTCATTGACATCGTCGGGATGGAGTAGAACGAAAATAATTCTTCATGATTTGGTCTGCGCAAAGCAACACACAATCGAAATTTGGTTAGCTATGCCGGACGGTCACATTGTGGTGAATGGGTGGACACTCACGACAAGACTTCGATACCAGGTAATATTTGTTCCACCCATCGTTTCTGACCGGGATGACAAGAAGG
It contains:
- a CDS encoding serine/threonine-protein kinase SSN3 codes for the protein MASAMTSSSAMVDPMHLYRAKRDRERRTVLKTYKILGFISSGTYGRVYKALLLPAPKPTGKVTLPSSTRAALSIPKEKIPSPSLSTTSSSVQEPLNNPELCMRPGDLPAKEGEVFAIKKFKPDKEGDVLTYAGISQSAAREIMLNRELHHRNLVALREVILEDKAIYMVFEYAEHDFLQIIHHHSQTTRTPIPSPTLRRLLHQLLCGVHFLHSNFVLHRDLKPANILVTSAGVVKIGDLGLARLWHKPLAQGGLFGGDKVVVTIWYRAPELILGSKHYTAAVDLWAIGCIYAELLALRPIFKGDEAKMDGKKSLPFQRDQMGKMCEVLGPVKPEQWPGIVHMPEYKTYLSSGPYPNPNPLPTWYSSRSGSGQGYDLLTKLFEWDPARRLTAREALAHPWFQEEGGVSAKSVFEGSTVTYPTRRVTHEDNGDAKMGSLPPSLAAPRLPSSSNFRPASGTLAQPSRKKTRL